A stretch of DNA from Nymphalis io chromosome 22, ilAglIoxx1.1, whole genome shotgun sequence:
TCCAAGAGGTTATGTTTCTCGtgactgtgacatcaattcatAACTCACCGTTAAAATTAAAgcaatacaaaattattcatTAGACGGAAATAATAATCAGGTATCAATGGTAAGCATTGTTAGGACaccatataaatacaataacatgTACAATaacatgtttttgtattttctttatattctttgcctcataagaaggctcaaggtcactcaaatgGCAATGGAGAGGTCTATGCttggagtttctctgcgagatcgaatcagaaatgataaaatccgcaggcgaaccaaagtaaccgacatagcccgaagaattgctaaattgaagtgggagtgggcggggcacattgctcgcagaaccgacggacgttggggcagaaaggttctcgaatGGCGACCACGAACTGGAAGAaccgcagcgtgggcaggccccctacaaggtggtccgacgacttagaacgagtcgcgggaagccgttggatgcgggcagcgcaagaccggccaacgtggaaatccttgggggaggcctttgtccagcagtggacgtctttcggctgatatgattaTATTCTTTTCCTTTTACCTGAGCAGTGTTGACGTATTCCTGCATGTCGTCCATGCGCGGGCGCATGCGCACTTCTTGGTACTGGGGTTGCTTGCTTATTAGTTCCGTGCTCGGCTCGTGATATCTACAACGAATTAACGGTACATTAATCAAGTGTAACAAAGATAAAAATCTGTATAATTAGACccgtgttatatatttttaataaatattgaaaacgtTTTTCACGTACCTTACATTACGTACGTTCCTTACATTAATCGAGTTAGAATAAAGGCTGAACCTCTGTGCACTTTTAACTAACGTAAAAGTAACGATttggaaaaaattataatgttaataaataataacgtaaaAATGAAAGCATTTGTTTTAGGTGACAACGAAAGTGGCTCTATTTCTGTGGTCAAGGGTTGCCTGTTTTTACAACTGCTTTGGCCGGTAGTTCGAATAAGTTGTTAAGCCATGCTATGCTATTATGCGGGTAGTATTCAGGTATTCTAAAAGGGGGTGTGACCTGGCTTTATGACATTGTCACGttaattcaaggtcaaagttatttatttatatatactccACTCAATGAAACcggtaatatatataacaatgtataaacatatacatttttaatgtattagatGAGCAGACAGTCAAGTGTGCCACCAGATGGTTAGTCACCATCGACCATAGACATCGTCAGTACACGACCAacttcgggaactaagatgtgatgtGCCTACCTATatttacaccggctcactctccctttaaaccggaacacaataatactaagcattgctgcttgTCGgtgaaatatctaataaaagAGTAGCTAACCTACTTAAAACCTAAcctaagtaataaatttatattgctccgtataaatatttgtagatGAAGTTCTATTAattggaaataattaaaaaggctGTATGTATGTTTCAATTGTctaaatagcaataaaacatCACCTTTTATATTCCCTTGTGCTGGTATATTCTTTCCTGCTAACGTTTAGACACTTCAAAGGGGTTTTGTATGTGCAATCGTAGTCTCCATAGTCGTACAGCGGCGGCTCGTCTTGGAACTGGGGCGGTGGGGCGCTCGCCTTCaggataaaacaaaaaacattcatttaaaaaagatgAGAAAAtcgaatgaaattatatatattcagagAAGGTTAAAACATAATTAGTATATGACACTTAAGTATCtcctataaacattttatttttatagaccaAATTCAGAAAGCGTCTTGtttgacattaaatttttttttgtttgttcatCAAATCTAAGGTATGTATTTGAACATGTGGCAacacttttatattgaataaagtttttgacTTCAAGATTATCCAAGAAATAATAGCAATTTGCACACACGCGCCTGCACTAAAACATTCCTTGCGCCGGCTAGTCTCCGTGAAGACCGTGGGGGCGGACAAGGTCCCGGTACCTGGAAGTGTATCCCGACGcgcgcgtgcgcgtgcgcggcgTGGGCGGCGTGCGGCGCGTAGGGCGGCGGCGGCGACGGCGCGCCGTCCTGGAACTGCGGCGGCGCCGACACGTAGCACTGCTCCAGCGCGCTGCCGTTGTTCGCCTGCCACGTGTAGCCTCTGAGGTGACGATAGGGTTAACGATTAACttcaaattaagaaatataatacgtATAGCTTGATTTGTTGCaagtaagtttgtttttgttacattaaataaagttcgatttaaaaatatgtgcGTGTCTGCGTTTGCGCAATAAATATCTCGTGTACCGGTTCCGCTCGTGGTGCGCGTGGTCGCGCGCGTGCGGCGGCGCGCTGCGCTGCGTGTAGTGTCCGCTCGAGCCGCCCGAGTCGCGCGCGAACGACGAGCCGCAGCGGCTGAGTTGTGTTACGTCACACATTCATGATTACATTCGGGTTTAAAACTTCTAAATCTAGTGAGTACAGgagtatgataaaataaaaaaatatattcggagTTAAAATACggtatataaagtttttattttatagtataggtaagcggacgagcatatgagccacctgataagtggtcaccaacgcccatatacattggcattgtaagaaatgcatcgcttacatcgccaatgcgcatgtgtgtgtctgtaattacactggctgaaaataccaagtactgctgttttgcggtagaatatttgatgaatcggtggtacccagacgagcttgcacaaagccctaccactagtgtACAGATTAGCCCTAAATTCCAAAAAACTTACAAAAGCAAAAATGAACAAAGATTGTTcgcatttcattatttaaattaaacaaacttttatgattacaatattttcaaacGTGTGTTACCTGTTATACGATTGGTAATTTTCTTCGCCAGGCGACGGGTGCTCCGAGAACGCATCGCAAGATGACATCAACGATGAGTGATTCGATCTAGCAACAAAACGAATCTTTTTTAAACAAacgaatactattttttttaaacaaacacaaGTAATATAAGTCATAATGGtaacacttaatatttatatacagaaagAGGGGAACGATGCGATATTTCATGTATTAGTTTCAATACTAAAAATAGTAAGGCTTAAAATGAACGGCACTAGGGCACTAGGCATGCCAATAAATACGACATTTTAAGTAAGTAttgaagtaattatttattgctcCATATAGTTCCCCACTAACTTAATCAACAACACTCACCTGGTACCCTTAGACGAGCAGGAAGCGGTACGGTGATGAGCAGAATGGCGTCGTCTACGAGGTGAACGACCGATGGACTCTGTACCTACGACTATTTGATTGACGCTGAAAGAAAAAACCAAAATCAGGCTCGAAGGACCAACATTAAGACTATTAACTAATCTTCAGTTTCATTTGAATATGTACTTAGAGTTACAAAGAACACTCACTGTTCAGGATAGCCATGCGCTTGCGCATGTAAATCGGGAAGAGATTTATGGCTATTAATATTGGTGCTGTCATCTTCTCGTGCGCTCGGTTGGGAGTGAGAATTAGAtctaaaaattatagaaaaaaatattgttaatttacatttatattgctattattgtattattattagaataaacaTTAAGAAAAACACATAGTTCTcttatatatgtaaacaatacCAACCTAATATATCTGGGAGCAGAGAGCGCGTATTCAGCTGGGGGACTGATCGCGACGATATGTTCCCCGCTGCGGGAGATGTCGTCGGGCAACGCGTGTGGACTTGACTGGGGACTCGCTGCGAATGACGAATGGCAACATTGAATTGGTGAGGGATGttctttatttgatttttttatttctttcttgtAAGCCGtcgattataattatgaattattattgtttacacTATAATTTTAACCTACGGTATTTCAATAACAGAAAGAATCACTTTCAATATATCCAACACGCAGGTTAGATTTTCGAAgccaaatatgtaatttattacacGAAAATAATTTTCTAGTAGTATTGAAATAGAAAAGTAACCAGATTAGGACACTCACGTATAGAATAAGTGTTCTTAATAATAACTTCACTGGGTCTCTGCCTCGGTATCACGAACGACTCCGGGAAGAAAACCCTTGCGTCACCAAAGCTCAGGGGCCGGTTCTTGTCCTCCTTGTGTTTAGAACCTGAAGTTCCGGACGATGACGTCCCGGAAAATGTCCCGGACGTGTGTTGCGACCGGGACACATCACGGTCCGGATACGAATCTTTGAGGCGACGTGCTTCGGTGAACATTTTTTGAGCTGAAGATAATACATACTTGATAAAAAAACCGCTGCCTGGTTAAagctataatatatgtatatgtcaaGCGAAGTACATTAATCGCAAAGAAAAGACAATACACTTTtcatgattttgttttttttttatgtgaagagaaagaaatatattttgcaaaacaCGAATATACTCACAGACATACGCCGGTGAGTAAACATTTTCTCTGCTGTCAGAATGTTCGAGAAGCCGCCTCAAAGTGTTCTGCAGACCTTCGCCCGCGCTCACTGCTCGCCGCGTACTTGCTATTCTTGTCGTTGCAtctgaatattatttgttacataATCATAAAGTAAATGAGTTGGAAATTGGTCAGCAGTGAATTTTATCCCTCATTCTGAATAGCCAgcccgatacgaccggaaagttCACGTTTAgtttacgtgatttccgaggcacggaagtataACAATCTTCAACTATTTTTTCACCCTGCTTTTGGATCTAAGACCCCCAGGTGCAGGAGGGTTTTTGAGTTcacttgtattaatatataaatcaatttactcATAAACTATGACGCTGTTTGTGTAAGAATAATTCGATTATATAACGATTACATAAAGAAGTATGAAACCATCATATAcctatttcttaaaaattaccCTTAATACCAACCAAATAATACAAATGGTAGAACTTACAAGGATTACAGCAGGCGTCATTATTGAGCGTGCCGGAGCTGACGAGATGACAGCCCCCGGCAGCTATTGCCTGACTCAAACCACTGCTTACCTAAAACAACCAAACACtataacaagaaaaatattaataagtacgtATTATCGAGGCCAGAAAAGTAGGTAATTGCTATTTCCCTCGAGGCATAATAAAGCAGCGCTTTTCTCAAAAGCCTCTTTTCTCTGCTCTAATTCAGGCAAAGGTAACTTGACAGTGCAGCCATTTGACGGTCCTTTGAAGaaagatagataaaaatattttatacttaaaataaatgtaagtcTAGTTATATAATGGAAGTTAAATATCAATTCATACCCTCAAAGGGAGCTCTTGCTTTCGATCAAGCACAGTTTCCGACTTCACGTAGAACGCTTTGGTCTCAGCGAGCAACTCGACTGCGGACTTCCGCTTTTGCTGCGGCTGCGGCGCGAGCGAGCGAGGTGTCGCCATCTCCTTCCGACGCGGTAGCTTAAAACTTGCGAATAACGAGTCCGCTAGACGACGTCTGCAATATTTTCATCATTATAAATTTCGGGTTTACATGCTTTAGTCTATGGATATTGttcacatttaaaaattgttaaaaatgtgTGTCTATAGACAAAAATGAAATCTTcgttttttatcaaatacaatttttaatctttataaaaagCAGACAATTACATTACTTTTACATTACTGTATATGTTTGAACGCTTTAGTCTGGCTCTACCTCGAATATCTATGCATCTACCAGACTTTGGTTGGTTAGTTCAACAATAACAAAATGGATACAGATTTCAGCGGGTGATTTCAATAGTACGACGAgtaaagataataaaacaaccCTGATCTTGAATTAGCATTACAAAattatctatggtattcattgttgattcgtgaaaaaattgtgtttttaatatcgaCAAAGTTGTTATGGGGAATTTGGAAGTacaattaaagtggatataagtagttaagtggtggtaggttgtattataaataagatatatttattaagaactgtttgtagtgcataatataacagaacaattaaaaaatcgcatggagtatataaaattaaggcCGTTTTGTCTGTGATCGTTCTGCCATTGGAATGTACTTTAGCAGTATTTCTTACCTAGGCGGAGATTCAAAGGAGCGAGAGTAGGAAGCCGAGGTCGCAGCTCCCTCGAACTTCTTCCTGACCTCTTCAACTTTCGACCATCCTGACTCGACGTTCAGCCGCCTGGTCAGTTGTTGCGTTTGTGCCGCATGCTTAGCCAACTCCTCCCTGGTCCTCTTGACGGATACCTCAGGTATGAGGTCCCTGCCTCGACCAGTACGGGCTTCGTGACATCTTTCAACGAATTGACGTCTACGGATTGATAGTGTCGCTGAGTGATCGTCGTCGTTGTTAAAACACCTTCGAGCAAAAATAGGtccagttatttttatataggcaTACAATTGTAATGTAACACGGACAGTAATAATTCAGATAATGAGTCACTGATAAATTATCAATAGAAATTTTAATACGTAGTAGTAGAAATAAAAGCTCTGAAAACAAATATCGCTTGTGATCGTAATTTATCCATTTTTTTGgatggaatttaatttttttcagtgTAGTCAATGGCGGACGTGATTCCATTCATATTTTTGAGCATACACTAAACGTGCGACCATTTTCGATTTTCAAATGCATTTATTAGATTAGAAATCAATTGATCAATTGATTCAATCATGGCAAACCAAATTTGGTCAAACGTTTGCGTTGGCGTTAGCTTACCTAGCAGGTTGTGCGAGGTGCGACCGACAAGGTTGATAGCAAGAGAGCGCGGCCATCCTGCCGGGCGCGGCTTTTCACGGTGAGCTCCGCGACCATCATTTAGATACCACCGACTACCACTCCTCACCGTTTTCAATTATCTGAAACAAGGTAATAttccgttattattattattgaagttttatttaaataaaagtagcgcCTCTTCTTTTAGAGTAGGAGGTTTGCAGGTTACTTCACCACGATGCTCcactgcgggttggtggataaacatgtggaaggttttcatccgacacatgcaggttttctcaggATCATTTCCATCGCGGAAAATGAAAAATTCAATGCTTGCCTAAGTTTTAGCTCATTTCACCACGCAGCTTCAACGCAACACATGTAGGCTATTTCATTGTTTCTTTTACCAAACGcaacatgaattataaatacaaactaagCAAAAGAAAACACGAGTCCACTAAAAAAATATCGCAGAGAAAAACAGCATGTGGTTTAATTCCTGTCAAAgattgacaaaaaataataaaagcaataaataatttaccaaaCGCTTTTTGATTTAATGTTTCATGTACCTATGTAACACACACATAGATTCGTTGCTTATGTTCTAAATAGTCAATGACCCGTGCAAGTGTCCTGATAGTCCGAATTAGCTTCGCTTATTTAGACACCGGCCGTTGTTTCTACAGTGTGTGCCTACACATGAATAAATTAACCCCAAAATAGGCTACTGACCGGTTGaattaatagattattataCGAACCATTGTTATTAGTGCGTTCTAATAAAAACGATCGCCATTTTTAACACAATAGTAAAGTTACGAACGCATATTTATTAAGCTTGTTGTTGAAAACAAAATTCCAATAAATAATCGGTCTGTTGACCGTACCGTAACAATATTCGTTGCCGGTAGAAGACGTAaatatttgtagattttttttataacttaacttTAACGTAACTCaaactttacttggtggtaggcctTAGGGCAAGACCGTCTGGGTGTGTAACACCccctcatcagttattctacctcTAAATAGCAGTACGTATTATTGTTGTATCCCGGTTTGAATGGGGAGTGAGCCAATTCAACTAAACatacggacataacatcttagttcccaaggttgatggtggTAGATACAATAACAGAATGAATTGTCATTAAAATGATTTGTCAGATGAAAGTAAGGATCATGGATGGAAACAAAATGTCTAGAGtcaacttaataatttaaataaataaatttttggtattaatttatctgctgacggtgAACTGTTAGATTCGACTGTAATAGGCTCCTTCATATCGAATTAATCAACACAATTATagtctattttataaaacataaatagaaAGTAAGATATTCTGGTCATAGACCGCAAAATTGGCAACTTAATTCAAATCAATTTGAAACATTCTAAGATATGCGTAggcttatatttatgatattgcaGTTGCTCTGTCCGTCTGAGAATGGAATGGCGCCTACTCAATAAGGATTTGCACCGGTTCAACGCAAGTCCATTCCAATCTGCCTTGtacaagttataaataaaatatacaggtATTATCAAATTTATCATACTGTTAAaacatttagtatttattatactgaatatttgttattaattatataataataatgtcctgggacatttttcacacacggccatctgataccaaactaagcttgtacagaaatcgtactatggaaaccagacaactgatatactacatatactatttttacttttgtaaatacatacttatacagataattacacccagactcaggacaaacagacatattcatgcacacaaatatatgtcctgggtaggaatcaaacccacaaccttcggcgtgaaaggcaagcatccaccgaccacgccaaccggctcgtggTGTTATacgttaatttgaattattttttttatctttctggtggtggggctttatgcaagctcgtctgggtagctaccacccactcattagatattctaccgcaaaacagcagtatttggtattgttgtgttccggtttgaatggtaagtgagtcagtgtttattacaggcactagggcataacatcttagctcccaagtttggtggctccttaatttgtttcattgcatataattataattagtgacgataatcgtaaaaaaaagtttatataattatggcgAAGTACGAAAATAGCATACGAGTTAATTTGttcataattatgaataatttccATATTTGACATCCGtaataaacacaatatattttcatagaaaAACATTATTTGCCTTATGTACAATCCATGTTCTGATATCTCTTTCTTATCATTGATTTCAGAAAATTATTATCAGTCGAAATTGTCGAAACCTGTAGAGTTACGGGTGAACTGTTAAACGAGCTATTTTGTTTCTGTAAACAGGTTtatcctatatatatgtatattatgcagAAGTGTGAACAggatagtatatgtatataccctattccaatcggagtaggaaaGGTatacaaaccttagatttacaaattgcatgcgattttctaattgttttacTGTATGACGctctataaacagttcttgtttaatttacctttatttataatacaacactattccacttctCTAGTTATAACTACGTTAACTTTCGAAgatccgattacaacttcgcggacattgaaaacgccattttttcgcgaatccatagtgaatatcacagattattcaagatctcgaccaatgatatcgcatcAATTAATATTGGTTACCAATGATATCGTTGTCAAAGTTGTTTAGTTGGTGTTTTTCGATGTGGGCCCTGGGGTAGAGCGAGAGGAGCAACCGCTCTAGGCGCCATGTAGAAACGGGCGCGAAAATTCCAAAAACAATTTCCAGGGGTATAAAcgttgtttgatttttataaatgtgttaattattatttatataacattaactgcAATGTAATTTATGTGAAGAGGAAGCGTCGACCAAAGGGTGCTGAAAGACAATCACGCTCTCCCCCGATCAAAGCTATTGAGTttcttattggcccgacttgaacccagaacctctcGATTCATGCGCTAGCCACTCGACTATTGAGGCACAAAGAATATACCGAGTCATTGTATTGCAATATCTCTCGTAATATGTAACCACGTATTGAGAGGAAAAAGTCAGTAAGTCGAGTAGGTCCGTGTACTTTCATTTTCTTGTAAAACTTTCTAGGCTAACGCACTCGATAtaaatgatgcaaaattaattaCTCGCGGCAACTCGATGCTTAAGTTTAATAATGTAGCTTTACACCCcataaagcaaaattgctaaacttttatttgattttgtatgtgTAAGTCCAGTTcaaagtgaaaaataaaatattgtatgtaaaatatattatattttctaggATTGTGTctgaacaaaaacattaaaccaTAAAACGttctcaataataaaaaaatcagtgtCCTCTATTCTTTACATTTTTCTGATTTATTTAGTCAACATTGGATAATCAATTATGTTCACAGATAGTTACTAGGGTTGTATATAGGGATTTATTGTAAAacccttttgttttatttttaaagtttttgcgTTTACTACATTTTCTTTCCACGAAAAACCATATCGCGTGTCACCCAtactttaaacatatatttgtttcttcttGTTTCAGCGCTGTAGAGAAGAGAGGActacgaaaaataaaaattcagcgcattttattaattatcatattatagatAGGAAAAGTACAttgatttattcaaaaaattcaaaatttcttgatttaaaacaaatttaataatcatcaaaattgctAGAAGGCGTAAATacaaccgccattttgttattAGATACACAAAACCTACATAGCAATACAATAAACAGAAACGGTCGCTGACACCTGACCTAAGTTTTACGCAAATACAAATAACGTCACATCTATAGTATATATGCAGATTTATGGTTTGCATAACAATAAAACTTTCACAT
This window harbors:
- the LOC126777348 gene encoding uncharacterized protein LOC126777348 isoform X2, which encodes MAALSCYQPCRSHLAQPARCFNNDDDHSATLSIRRRQFVERCHEARTGRGRDLIPEVSVKRTREELAKHAAQTQQLTRRLNVESGWSKVEEVRKKFEGAATSASYSRSFESPPRRRLADSLFASFKLPRRKEMATPRSLAPQPQQKRKSAVELLAETKAFYVKSETVLDRKQELPLRVSSGLSQAIAAGGCHLVSSGTLNNDACCNPYATTRIASTRRAVSAGEGLQNTLRRLLEHSDSRENVYSPAYVSQKMFTEARRLKDSYPDRDVSRSQHTSGTFSGTSSSGTSGSKHKEDKNRPLSFGDARVFFPESFVIPRQRPSEVIIKNTYSIPSPQSSPHALPDDISRSGEHIVAISPPAEYALSAPRYIRSNSHSQPSAREDDSTNINSHKSLPDLHAQAHGYPEHVNQIVVGTESIGRSPRRRRHSAHHRTASCSSKGTRSNHSSLMSSCDAFSEHPSPGEENYQSYNSRCGSSFARDSGGSSGHYTQRSAPPHARDHAHHERNRGYTWQANNGSALEQCYVSAPPQFQDGAPSPPPPYAPHAAHAAHAHARVGIHFQASAPPPQFQDEPPLYDYGDYDCTYKTPLKCLNVSRKEYTSTREYKRYHEPSTELISKQPQYQEVRMRPRMDDMQEYVNTAQICPPEEVTSPLGTFKRQRCLRYKQRRPRPILRSKSDISDRRADGRSPSSAPCEGDDSPESPSGESVRLQQFFDYLGMDSRQYDAFIRDGDDDSPVFFSSASTIDSNQIAAAADYTVQGPGIQKQIYRNTEPPSVVERNARIIKWLCQCRKAQMQPPQ
- the LOC126777348 gene encoding uncharacterized protein LOC126777348 isoform X3 gives rise to the protein MAALSCYQPCRSHLAQPARCFNNDDDHSATLSIRRRQFVERCHEARTGRGRDLIPEVSVKRTREELAKHAAQTQQLTRRLNVESGWSKVEEVRKKFEGAATSASYSRSFESPPRRRLADSLFASFKLPRRKEMATPRSLAPQPQQKRKSAVELLAETKAFYVKSETVLDRKQELPLRVSSGLSQAIAAGGCHLVSSGTLNNDACCNPYATTRIASTRRAVSAGEGLQNTLRRLLEHSDSRENVYSPAYVSQKMFTEARRLKDSYPDRDVSRSQHTSGTFSGTSSSGTSGSKHKEDKNRPLSFGDARVFFPESFVIPRQRPSEVIIKNTYSIPSPQSSPHALPDDISRSGEHIVAISPPAEYALSAPRYIRSNSHSQPSAREDDSTNINSHKSLPDLHAQAHGYPEHVNQIVVGTESIGRSPRRRRHSAHHRTASCSSKGTRSNHSSLMSSCDAFSEHPSPGEENYQSYNRGYTWQANNGSALEQCYVSAPPQFQDGAPSPPPPYAPHAAHAAHAHARVGIHFQASAPPPQFQDEPPLYDYGDYDCTYKTPLKCLNVSRKEYTSTREYKRYHEPSTELISKQPQYQEVRMRPRMDDMQEYVNTAQICPPEEVTSPLGTFKRQRCLRYKQRRPRPILRSKSDISDRYRRADGRSPSSAPCEGDDSPESPSGESVRLQQFFDYLGMDSRQYDAFIRDGDDDSPVFFSSASTIDSNQIAAAADYTVQGPGIQKQIYRNTEPPSVVERNARIIKWLCQCRKAQMQPPQ
- the LOC126777348 gene encoding uncharacterized protein LOC126777348 isoform X1, with protein sequence MAALSCYQPCRSHLAQPARCFNNDDDHSATLSIRRRQFVERCHEARTGRGRDLIPEVSVKRTREELAKHAAQTQQLTRRLNVESGWSKVEEVRKKFEGAATSASYSRSFESPPRRRLADSLFASFKLPRRKEMATPRSLAPQPQQKRKSAVELLAETKAFYVKSETVLDRKQELPLRVSSGLSQAIAAGGCHLVSSGTLNNDACCNPYATTRIASTRRAVSAGEGLQNTLRRLLEHSDSRENVYSPAYVSQKMFTEARRLKDSYPDRDVSRSQHTSGTFSGTSSSGTSGSKHKEDKNRPLSFGDARVFFPESFVIPRQRPSEVIIKNTYSIPSPQSSPHALPDDISRSGEHIVAISPPAEYALSAPRYIRSNSHSQPSAREDDSTNINSHKSLPDLHAQAHGYPEHVNQIVVGTESIGRSPRRRRHSAHHRTASCSSKGTRSNHSSLMSSCDAFSEHPSPGEENYQSYNSRCGSSFARDSGGSSGHYTQRSAPPHARDHAHHERNRGYTWQANNGSALEQCYVSAPPQFQDGAPSPPPPYAPHAAHAAHAHARVGIHFQASAPPPQFQDEPPLYDYGDYDCTYKTPLKCLNVSRKEYTSTREYKRYHEPSTELISKQPQYQEVRMRPRMDDMQEYVNTAQICPPEEVTSPLGTFKRQRCLRYKQRRPRPILRSKSDISDRYRRADGRSPSSAPCEGDDSPESPSGESVRLQQFFDYLGMDSRQYDAFIRDGDDDSPVFFSSASTIDSNQIAAAADYTVQGPGIQKQIYRNTEPPSVVERNARIIKWLCQCRKAQMQPPQ